The DNA region CGACTGCATTTTTATTGCACCCCTGATGTTCCAACCTGTAGGCTGACAGAGTGAAATATATTATAataaccatcccccccccccaggaggctgaatggtggggggggggggaatgatgAGGGGCCCCCGCCGTCTGCCGGACCGAGCCCGTCTGTCTCGCCTCCAGATCGTTAAGCAGCCGCATGCTCCCCCAGGTGCGGTCTCGCCAAGCGCCGTCACATGTCGACGGGTAACCTGTCACGTGTCAGTCGGAGCACAAAGCATGACGCGGATTAGCGAGGTGGGGCGGGCGCCTTGACGACGCTCTGGATCAGTCGCCGAACACGCAGACGGCGCAGGGTGGTGCTGCCTCGCACACAGGGAGGCTCGCGGCTCTCGGCCTTCAGGCTGCTCCCAGAGCAGCTGTGCAATCAGTCCTAAATGCTTACAGACCGGCATGGCGGTCTGCAAACTCGTAACCAAGACTAAAGGGCTGGGAGACTATATAGCCCCCAGAGACACTGACCCCCCAGGACTGAACACAACttcagagaccccccccccaaaaaaaaaaggaatataACTTTACAGAGACTGACCCACCCAAGACTGAATACAGCTTCACAGAGACTGACCCATGACTGAATACAGTTTTAGAGAGACTGACCCCCCCAAGACTGAATACAGCTTCACAGAGACTGACCCATGACTGAATACAGTTTTAGAGAGACTGACCCCCCCATGACTGAATACAGTTTTAGAGAACACCCCCCAACACAGAATACAGCCTCACGGAGACCTCCCTTCCCTCCTAGGGACTGAATACAGCTTTACAGACCGACACCTCTCCTTTGTGTACAGGAGCAACTGCGGTAGCATTCAgcaccagtgcagtgacagtttCTGCAGTGACAGTTTCTGCAGTGTTGGCTGAGCCCACGCCAGCGAGGAGCCAGAGGCATCCAGGATGTCCGATCTGGAGGCCCAGCTAGCAGGTGTTTGCGTCGGATCCCGGTGCTGATCCCGGTGCTGACCCCGCTGCCACAAAggggccggggggggcgggCTTGCTTTTACAGCTAATTGCTTCCAGATCAGATGGTGCATGTTCACatgcaaggggaaaaaaacaaaaaaaaacccctgTCAGTGTGACGCCTGCCATAAACAGGACGTACTCGCTTGCCCCCCTGGCGCCCCCCTCTCAGTTGCTGCTGTCAGCATTCAttggttccccctccccccccaacatcATGTCGAGACAATTAGCAGCGTAATTAAGTGCCCAGGACACGTTttaacattgggggggggggggggggggggggggcaacaggaAACACTGGGTGCCAAGAGCTGAAAGGAGGGGGATTATAGTCATATGGGTAACTCTCCAGACCCATCTACAGACTTCTGTTGAAGATTATGACGATTGCCAGTAGGTAGGGGAGGGCTCTGGTTTGGGTAGCTGTAGAAAGAATGGCCTTTCGGGACATGGAGATGAACTCCAAATACCCAGAAGTTCATGATGTTGTACCTTTGTTCATAATGTTATTAATAGATATGAATGTATAAACCAGACAAACACCAGACAGAGTCCAGGAAATGGTGAGAACATCTTAATGAAATAAACAAACCCCAGGAAACCATTAACCTTTTATTACCATCATCGTTTACAAAACATGCCGGGTCTTTCCGAAGAACCAACATGTTCCTGCACAGATCAACACAGCTAGGGGGCTGCAGCGAGACAGAGGCTGCCAAGCTAACGAACGGCCGACTATCGAAGCTACACAGAAAGAGTGATGATTAGAAGGATCTGCCCGGTAGAACAGCCTCGTCCTCCTGCGACATTTGTTATAGTGAAAGCCTAAGCCAAATGCTGTTTCTTCCCTAGGAAAAACTCTAGATctacatcgactaacatcccaCAATGAGAATGACATCACCTAGTCCTTCAAGGGACAGACATGATAATGGAGCGCTTGGTACATcaaaaaagagtttcattgagGATTCTGATTCTGGGGGGGTTATGGGTGGGCAGGTAGAACAGCAGCACAGTCAGGTATGTACATTTtttggggggtgtgtgtgtgtgtgtgagattcaTGACACTAGAGGGGGGGACAGTCCACCATGTGATCAGTGTGTCATAACTCGTGTAAGTTTACACCAACCCCTCCTTCCAGGTACAAACATattgaaatataaaatacaacaaacctacaatatcacaccaACTCaccaatatgccccccccccccaaaaccagcCAATGTGTCCATGTGCTCTTCGTAGTGCCATCTGGGGGTCCCATTCCTGCTCTGACCCCCTGGGTGTAGAGCTTAACAATGCCAGTCCAGGAACGCAAGGTGCCGAATGCCCCCTGGTCATGGCTCTGACATGGGGATGTTTTATTGGCTCAATTTCTTGATGCCACTGGCTAAAGGAAACAAGGGAACGGCCCCTTCCGCCCCCATGCTGTCAGGAGGACGAATGACAACAAACACACTATTTGCCACATATTGTGCTTTAAAACAAGAAATGGATCAAACCGATACCCATCTTATTCAAGTCTACGTCACGAGATTAGCTTCACAGACATTACTGCAGCATAAAAGTAACCAGCAAGCCCAGACCTCAGGAAGGAAAACATGTCCTTGTGGTTACTCAGTTCGGCCACCAGGGGGCCTCAAAGGGAATCATCCGGTTCTTGAGGAAACGTCAAAGCAACAATGGAGAAACTATTTCCCAGCTATGGGTGGCCTCAGCTGTGGCCACCGACATCAATGCCATCGGCAAACGTTCAAAATATTCGAGAAAGTTGTGGAAAACCTCACAGCTCTCTGCTGAATGTAGTAGTGTTAAAGACCTACCCAGATTTCCAGAAAGTTCTATTCCGTAAAAATCAATGCGAGTATAAaaagtaaatatattaatatttctttCTCGGTGTTGGTTATGGCGGTGCGATTGTTCCTGTGGTTCCTCTGGGAACCGGAGCTTCATCAGCAAGGAAAAACACTTAACAATAAGCAGCGAAGATTTGTGCTTTAACTAACATTAACcataaaaatgtacaaaaaaaatacaccagCTGGAATTTAGTGTAAAAATGTGTGGAGTGTGCACTGGTCTACATCTTAAGAGCAGCGTAGTAGTTTGAGAATCTTTGCCTTCATTTACAGGACTGCCTTCGACTCCATGGCAACTACCCAGGTGACACCTCAGACCCAATGAGGATTCTGAAAAACAAGGCCGCGTCCCTTCAGCATATCAGACGCCAGGGAGAGGTGATGTCATGCAGCCACTGGCCTTGAAATGTCATTGGCCGCTGCATACGTTGACCTTTTTAAAACTGCAGGGGAGTGGGGCTCTAGTggcatgacctttgaccccccccccctcgaattGCCAGCGTCGCCACAGCCAGATGGCACGAACTTGGCTGCTTTCTGCTGTCATTCGTCcttggtgaggtggggggacGTGGCACCAGCATCAGGTCACCGGGTGACATGGGGTGAGTTTGCAGAAGACGGACGAGAAGATAAGTTAAACTGACAGTATTGCTGGTTAGCGGTCACTTGTGCTGCTGGCGGCGTCGCTCCTCTCCGTGTTGAAGCAGATGGAGAGATAAAGGCACGCTGTGTTGGGGGGGGAATTCACTGCACGGACACTGAAGGGCGTTATCTCTGTGGCCTGCCGTTCCTCGTCCCCTTGTCTGCACAGATCTCCCAGTCAGATTTCCGGTCGGCTATTAAAGACTGTCAACAAGCCGCTTGTGGCTCCGCCTCCCACCCAGGACCCATTCCCTCCCCCCGGCCGGGTCAAACGCTGTCCACGAAGCTGCCCGGGAAGAGGCCAGTTCTGCCGTTCCTCTGCAGGGTGCCCTTGAACCAGCCATCCTCCCGCTTCTTGTGCACGAACACAATGTCGCCCTCCTTCAGCTCCAGCTCCGCCTCGCTCTGGGGGGGGTAGGACACCACCACCCTGTACCTAAGGAGGTTTGTTGAGGGGGTGGTGGTTAAGTAACAGTACAATCCAGACAACACCaaggcgggaaaaaaaaaaaaaaaaaaaaaaaaaaaaaaaaaaaaaaaaaaaaaaaaaaaaaaaaaaaaaaaaaaaaatcggtggGAGGGGACACAACCTACCTCTCGCACACTATGGGTCGGGAGTCCTGGTGCATGGACACCAGGGAGGAACATGGCTGGCGTGGCGGGGGGGCAATCGGGACTGTGGCCTCCAGGGCGGCACTCTTGCGCTGGCTGGACTCGGTCGAAGGGGCAAagctggaggtggaggaggacgTGGAGGGAACAGAAGTGGTGCCGGAATCCGGCTCGGCAGCAGAGGGGACCTCAGGACCCACGGCCCCCTGGAGCAGTGTGGATGCTGCCTGTTCCCCCTCCAGTGAGggcgacccaggcggagatggCCTGGGCTTCTTCTTgttggaggaaccagagagcagcttcagcaagcccttcttctccttctggatggggtgagagagagagatagagagagatgcATTCACTCTGCGGTCAAGGGTGTGTTCATGGTCACTGATGACCATGACGGATGCAGGAAACTCTGGTCCATCCAACAGGATGAGCCATTAACAGTTTAACTGAGGTTCCCATTAAGGTTTAAGCAGCACTGGTGGATAccattagccccccccccagctcacctTGCTGTCCCTCTCCAAGCGGCAGACTAAGACATTGTTAGCCGCAAGTGAGCCATTGGCAGTCAAACAATTGCCAGGGACGCCGTTCCCTGGGGCCACAATTGCGGGCATTGGCCTCGGGGATGTGGTCTCTCCATCTAAAGAGGCGGCACTGACATTGGGGGGGGTCAATGAGGCAGCTGCACAGCCTATGGCCACGCCCCCAGCTCCACGGGAGGGGCCAGATGGGACAGTGGGGcctgactgggggggcaggtggaCCTGGACAGGCATTACGGCAGCGGTGGGCCGGTCCTGACTGTGACCAGTGGCTGcggagaaaaaataaaaaatagtccAGCACATTCACAACGGCAGGGGGCGCAGTGGCTAAAATCACTTATCAAGCAAATTAATTTTAGCACATAAACAGGAAGAGACCTTCACAAATAAACTTGCACACACCTGTCCTAACGGCATTGCGGGCCTGGTTGACCGTCATCTGCCCGCTCACGTGCATCAGCGCCTTGGCCTGCTGCCCAGCCTGGATGTGAGCAGCAGGGACCACGGCAGTGGGCAGGGACCCTGGAGGGATGGGGCTAGAGGGGTCTGGTCCCAGGGAGGAGGTAGGGCTTAACAGGGGTATACCTCTCCCAGCCGGGGTACACATCGTCAGGGGTACCTTATTCTGGGTGCCACTTGTCCCAGTCCTGAGGAATGGAAAGCATGTGTGCATCATTTTCAGGCTCCAATCGAAAAGTGCCACAGCAGTCAGATTCAGTGTCAGGGAGAAtgagttaaaaaaatatatatattatacagtcaCAGGTACCATAAGCAGGAGaatcaggagagagagagagaaacagaggtTTGCGTGAGAGAGAAACCAAATtggcttttgtgtgtgtgtgtgtgatcctcTTCAGAAGACTGGCTCCATTAGGATGATTCCAGACCATTCCCTCACGCCCTGCCAAACACGTCACTACGAATCACCTGACGTGGGCGTGTGCAGTATAAACACCGACCTGGCGACAGGGGCCATGTAGTTGCCGGGGAAGACGCCGATCTTCCCTGTGAGCATAGAGGTGCCCTTGAACCAGCCGTCCTGACACCGCTCCAGCACCAGGAACATCTCCCCTTTGCGTAGCTCCAGTTCGTCCTCCTTCCGAGGGCTGTAGGGGAACATGGCCGCGtacctgggtgggggggcatatgCCTTGAATTAAACTAGATGACTTTGTTTGTTGATCTATTTTTACAATTTCCACTTCTACCATTATTTTTCACTCAGCCTTTAGCTGCCCTCTCTCCAAGGCAGGGTGTACCAGTGACTTCGTCCACTGATGGATTATTGTttctcatcccccccccccccccaagtgctgTCTCAGGGAACAGTGGGAGGGGGAGGGTGTTTGTTACGTTCTGTGTTAATGCTTGTTCATGTTCATGTTCAAttaaaattttataaaaaaaaaaaaaaaacacacacacagtacacataTTGATAAAGACCCAAAACACAAACGATCTAACAGTTAATTAGCTGCTTTGGGCTGCATATCGCCCAGGTTACAGATCTGTCATTGTGCTGAATGTTTATGACATAGATCATAGATGCTGGCCTTAATCAGATACAGGCTAGTGACGGTAAGGTTATAACAGGGATTTCCTGGGTCCCTCCCCCctggggaagggagggggggcggtTATCAGGCAAGGCTAAAAGCAAAATTTATACTTGTGTGTAACTCACGCCATGGTGTGTGTCGCTCAACAATTACACCCTCAAAACGTTAGGTGACACACATTTCGGTGTTGCATTTATTGTCTTCCTACCCTGCGATATATTCACTTGGTGAATCACACAACTGAAACACAGACTAACAAACACATTCACTTATCCAATCCTGGTTATACACTATATGgctaaaagtattgggacacacgaGCTTCATGATATGGGCTTCCATGAGCGAGCAGctacatgcaagcctcacatcaccaagcacgaTGCCAAGCTTTGGATGGAGTGCAGTAAAGCACACTGGCACTGGACTATGggtgcagtggaaatgtgttctgcggagtgacgaatcacacttctctgtctgacagtctgatggatgagtctgggtttggcagataccaggagaatgttacctgcctgactgcattgtgccaactgtacagtttggtggaggagggttaatggtatggggttgttttttttaGGGGTTGGTCTAGGTCCCTTAATTTCAGTGAATTCTTAATGTGTAGACATTTCGGaaaaattctatgcttccaacagtttggggaaggacctgtccagcatgactgtgccccagtgcacaaagcaaggtccataaacaCGTGATTGATTGAGAtcggtgtggaagaactttactggcctgcacagaggtctgacctcaaccccatcgaacacctttgggatgaactacaaTGGAGACTCTGAGCCAGACCTTCACGTCCATCATccgtgcctgacctcacaaatgctcttctggttgAACGGGCAAAAATTCTATTCAAAATTCCCAGTCACATTCCATAACCTTGTAGAAAGCCCTCCCTTCTACCATTAATGTCTATACTAGTTTACTTTCTTTAGTTTTGTAAAGTATGACGTGAAACTGGTGCTGTCATCCTAAGTGTTTTGTAGACCTGTTGCTATGCCGCCTAGGGTGGGTTATTTGATGCTAGATATAAATAGTGCTTCAGTTTCAATCAGCAATATAAGTACATCTGTGATGTACGCTTTCTTTGCACAAAAAAAGGAATGCTATCTATCACAGTTGTCTGCGTCTCCCCAAAGGCCCAAAGTCTAGTTACATTTCTGTGGAGATGCATGTCAGTCTATGCCGTAGGGTCTGCGGCAACCTAGTACTTAAGGGGTCGATTCCATGCAGAAGTATTAATCAGCCTTAAGATGTCAGAGGGCTTACAATaacaaaaacattctgaggctaTACTAGTTAACAGGGAGTGAGGTTGCCCTTCTAGTCTCTTAGCTCTACGGCAGCAAGCCTGGACACTTCCTCCATCTCTGCTCGCTCCCAACCATTAACCACATGTCCACTGGTCTTTCCTCCCTACCAGTGACCACCACTATGAGGCTGACCATAAGCGCCTACCCCCCCCAAACACCTTCCTTTGGGTACACTCACACcgtgggtctctgtctcccaCCCTGTTCGCTGGCTACAGGGATGGGTCTCTGGCCGGAGACCAATGAGGCGGCAGCTCCGATGGCCAGGATCTGaggaggtgggggtggtggaggggggaggcCATCCTGCACATGCAAatatgggggtggggagggagtgagagagagagagagagagagacattcaAACTTCCACAAACAGGCTCTTAAACACAGTCCTGCACCTTCtgtgcagacagacagaatgaCAGCTGAACAAAAAGCCAAACTTGAAGCAGTTGCCGTTGCACAGTGAGTCACTCATTTTTATGGTAGTAATAATTGCGTAAGCAGACCCCCCAGTTTTGTTACACGGAGCTCCGATATCACCCACAGCCTGATGCTCACACGCAGATGTCAGCACCCAAAATGCATTGCAGCTGAAGACAGGgatgactgctttatttacgCAGTTAAATCCCTTGCTTCCAATTTGCCGTTTCAGTTCTACTTTGCCCATCCAACAAGATGGCATTTTAGTAAGATACTCTGCAAGGTACCAAGGACAAGAGCAGATTTGCTAATGTGACTCGAACCTTCATTGTAATCAGTGCCTTGGACTGCCAGCGGCTCCCCCCAGTGTTCGCCTTGGGTGCTGCGGCTTTATAAAAACACTTATTCAGATCAATGGAGAGATGGAAGAAGCCAGCCAATAGAGACTGACTGGACGGAAACGCCCGGTCCTCCCACACCACAACCTCTGTGACATCATCACAGACTCCTAAGTGAATTATAGGGGTCAGGGAGAGAAGCAGACCAAAATGAGGTATCTGAGGACAGACACACTCCTCCTACCTAGTGAAAAGTATCGTGGGAATTAAAAAGTGAACAAAAACAAGCTCTCTTTATGATTAGTTTTAATCAGTTCTAATTAATTCTAGTTATGTGCAAGATTTTAAAATGCCTGCATTTTGTCCATGAAACAGATAGAAATTTCCGTCCCTTCCTCCCGCAAAGCTTTTATCCGTCACAGACGGGCCTGACCAGCAGAGGAAGGGGCAGTGGCCATCTTAGGGCGTGCATGGGGAGTAAGGGTACCATTCCGCTACCAGGCTGGCTGCTCTCCTCCTGAGAGACCCTGTGCTCCGTTCAGTTACACTGCCTGTGGTACTTTTCCACTCTGTACTGGGGTTTGAACAGGCAGCCAAACCTCAATCTCTCAGCCCGGGAGGGGTCACAGACGCTGCTGAAGTCATATACCCCAcccaaaggtacaacagaaatTCCCCTCCCTGGCTGCACAAACACTGTCTGCTTGGTGAAGCGGCATCGCCCACGCCGGGCTTTCGGAGGTCAGGACGTGACCAGCTGCTGGGTGCGGTCCCGTCCTCAAACGCCCCTCGGCCCTCAGCTGTGCCACCAGCTGTTTGCATGTTGCTTAGCGACAAGCCTGGGCACATTTTGCAAACCGCGGTCTGGCAAAGCTGCAGTGGCAAACAGCTGCCGCTTGTGCGTTACGTGAGCGAGCAAAGAGTCAGGACAACCCTGCCCCTCCCGCCAGCGGGCAACCCTGGCATGGACTTCAACGAGGAAACGGGGGCTGATCTGGAAAGTTCACATGCGGTCAGTAATGGCAGAAGCTGAAGCCTCGTCTTTCAAAGTAAAAACACTAAGGAAAGGCATCCATGAAGCCGGAGTAACTTCCCAGGAATCTCGGGGATACCACCTCTTAGTGGTCATAGTGGGTACAGGCACCTATGGAGGTCAGAGGCCTTACCACTGCATGGCTGGTTTCCGTCGGAAACGTGAACACTGTCGACGTGGTGACAGGGCTGCTGGGAGGAGGAGTCACGATCAGTCCAGTGGTGCAGATGTGGACCTGCAAAGGGGAAGAAGGGGAGGGTCAGGGTTTCTCCATCCGACTCGCTGACGTTACTGGGGTGCCGGAAATCAGCACAGAAAAACTCACCCAAAGCCATCCGGAGACCTTAAGGCCAACAGAGGTTCAGCTAGGGCATctatccactgcaccaggtaccgtacttttggtacctcCAGAAAGTACCAAAAACACGGTACGTCACGGTGTTGGTTCtccactggtgtaaaaactgGTATCGAATAACATCACAACATGAggggggtattttgtactgaattagaaaaatggctgtagtatattatagggctggatgatgtgcgatattaataccaacatcacaTTGTTATGCACTCACAATTCTTACATCACTActcagctagattaagatcaggctttttcttactttcacTTCTGTGCAGACACTATCGCAGGGAGTTCAAGTTCTGCTGAAATATTTTTTACTCTGTTACTGTCacacgagaaaaaaaaaaaaaaaaaaaaaaaaaaacttagcaagcttcgcaattttaatcattattcctaatcaagattatctagtataattcagtttttaaaaaaacagattACAGTGTACTTCTGCTGCTTCTGCATGAGCACTGTATGCGTTCGCCAAtcagtgcttttctactaaattttgactacaCGAGTGCGGGACACCGACTGAGAGTgagcatgggagacgattacccacaatgccactgggggagagagagagagagagagagagagagagagagagggagagagagagaagaaccatcggctcagtcgTGATTACATGCCGCTccgcagacaaagcgtatacatTATATTCATACTGCAAGACCttgctcgtttatcaagttaaaacacataaataaattttaatatATAATAAGGGGGCGTTTCAAGttccaccccaaagtaccgaagtaccaaaagtatcaCCCTAGTTGGTTTGGaacttttggaaaatggaaaagcagaagtaccaaaagtatgtacttggtgcagtggaaaagcacactAATGTAAGGCGGTACGCCTGGATGTGTTCAAACTGcagcttggggggagggggggggggcaattttcACGGAGGCCCCAGGCTGCCTTGGGCTCACTTCACAACCATTGGCTCTGACAtggtgattgggggggggggtcctgtacTCCAGGTGCAAGACATTTATCAGATGGATGTATGACAACTGGAAGTAGAGGGTCACGTGGGGCTCAAATTCAGCAGTCTAACCCCTTCAGAAAAAATGGGGGCTCCTGAAAGGCCCTGTGACCCCCAGTGAACCCAAATATCCTaatgccctgccccctggtggtgtaACAGGACAAACAACACGCTAAGCTAATAGCCCAACGAAAGAAACACCGGTCAGAACCGCCCCGAACAACAAAGGCCACAGTGCTGTGGAATTCTGGGCCAAGGGACAGGAATAAAAAAGCAAGAATGTGAACCCTGGCATGTGCTGCAGGAACGGCAGACAGACGCTCAACCACGGCATTCGAAATGCTCTGGAACGGACACAGAGGTCATCTCAGACAGGTTCTGGCTACCGATCCCCTCACATTCTATATGAAAACTTGGGCAAgactgtgtgcgcgtgtgtgtgtgtgtgtgtgtgtgtgtgtgtgtgtgtgtgtgtgtgtgtgtgtgtgtgtgtgtgtgtgtgtgcaaacgcGCAAGAGCAAACCCACTTTCACACTTCGCCTCAAGGACACCCATAATCTAACCGACGTTCCCCAGTGCAGCTGCAACAATTTCACGGTTGAAGGCACCAGTGCCAGGCCTTCTCTCCGATGGGCCAATGGGCCGCTAAGAACACTATGCCTGCCCccctgtccaaaaaaaaaaaaaaacaggccaaaGAATacaggaggaagaagaggagaagCAGGCCCAGCCTCCTAACCATCCACACCATCAGGCCCTTGGGGACCAAATCCTCTCTGGCGCCTAGCAACCGCAGAACAGCTGAGAGCTACTGATGGATCTGGGGTTGCCGTGGAAACCCCCCAATGAGACCATGTGACCAGAGAGGGTGCAGCGTCAAGAGTCTGGGCAGAGGTGACAGTCTGCTTGAAGAGCTGGAAATATTGGTAATCTCAGCAAACTGATGCGAGTGCATGAGCGCCCCCTACCTGTGACGGTGCACTGCATGACAGCCCCCCGCTGAGCTCGCCGATGCGTGCCGCGGCCGTGGGGTTGCTGGAGCTGATCAGCACGGGGCCGCTGATCTCCATGGAATGACGCTGGGGGGGTGCCTGGGTGGTACGGCCTGCCGTGCTCAGCGATGTGAACGAGTGCCGCTTCTTAGCGTTCTTCTTGGCCTCGCCTGCCCGCTGGAGCCCTGCCTCGCTGCCTGCCTCAGCTACCGCCTCCGAAGCCGGCTTGTCCAGCTCAATCAGCTGCCTGGCCGCTGAGTTGAACTGGGAAGGAGATGGGGTCGGTGAGTGGGCGGGTCAAGGCGGCCAGCTACTATCAGTGTATTGGCTGAAGAAGTGTGAGCGGTTGGAGCAAATCTGTCGGATACTATCAAAGCATTGGCTGGTTGTGTGCTAGTGGGCAGGGCACGTCTGCTGGGTACCGTCCAGGCATTGGCTGGCTGAGTGCTAGGGAGAGGGGCAAGACTACTCACTATAGGGCATTCATAGGAGTACTAGAGGGAGGGGCAGGACTTCTTGCTACAGTCAGAGCATTGGTTGGTGGAGTGCTAGAGGGAGGGGCTTATTCGCAATCAAATACAGCAACAAGTCGTACAAAAGAGAATTGAGAGGGAAAGTCGGGGGGGCATCCAATGGGACTGCCTCAACCACCAGCAATTAATGGGTGTGTTCTAGGGGAATAGGCATGTAGAGGGACACGATATAGATGAGTTTTAAAGCACTTGGAGGGGGGGGTACAAGGGGGCCCACAGGGGGCGAGGAGGGCTGGTCTTCAGCAATGCGTCAGCGGAATTGTCGCTTCAGAGGAGGCCTCCATGAAGGCTTTCATCTTCTCACACACAATCAGGGAGGCTTTTGAGCTTCAAGTCACGCAAGCAATCTTTAAAACACaaagccatggggggggggtggcgggggtggACAGCCAGTGTTCAGCCCAGCCATTCAAGCCAGCGGGGGTGGGGAGGTTCCTTTTTTGCAAGTGGGCCGGAATCAGCTTTCAGTACGTCCCACACGGCTGCTACCAGCTCTGGGGCAACCCTAGTGAGTCAGGGAGGGGGGACACACCCATGCAGGTCCGAGTTGGAATCCTTACCTCAACATAAGATATGGGGAAGATCCCGATTTTATCCCCCAGCATGCCCTCTGCCCAGTTCCCATCCACCCGACGGATCACAGTCAGGATGTCGTCCTGGAATGCAAAAAGCAAAAGCTCACGCTAAATTTGCTCTAGCCCCCGTCCCGGTGCCACCTCCAAAAGTGACCCCCCCTACAGTCCTCCACGCCC from Brienomyrus brachyistius isolate T26 chromosome 1, BBRACH_0.4, whole genome shotgun sequence includes:
- the sh3rf1 gene encoding E3 ubiquitin-protein ligase SH3RF1, whose product is MDESALLDLLECPVCLERLDATAKVLPCQHTFCRRCLAGIVASRGELRCPECRTLAPTAVDELPSNILLVRLLDGIRQRPRRPREQGHGPGQLQRAQAKSTPVRGIPQLPCAKALYNYDGKEPGDLKFSKGDIIILRRQVDENWYHGELAGAHGFFPSSFVQVIKPLPQPPPQCKALYDFELKDKEADKDCLPFSKDDILTVIRRVDGNWAEGMLGDKIGIFPISYVEFNSAARQLIELDKPASEAVAEAGSEAGLQRAGEAKKNAKKRHSFTSLSTAGRTTQAPPQRHSMEISGPVLISSSNPTAAARIGELSGGLSCSAPSQVHICTTGLIVTPPPSSPVTTSTVFTFPTETSHAVDGLPPPPPPPPQILAIGAAASLVSGQRPIPVASEQGGRQRPTVYAAMFPYSPRKEDELELRKGEMFLVLERCQDGWFKGTSMLTGKIGVFPGNYMAPVARTGTSGTQNKVPLTMCTPAGRGIPLLSPTSSLGPDPSSPIPPGSLPTAVVPAAHIQAGQQAKALMHVSGQMTVNQARNAVRTATGHSQDRPTAAVMPVQVHLPPQSGPTVPSGPSRGAGGVAIGCAAASLTPPNVSAASLDGETTSPRPMPAIVAPGNGVPGNCLTANGSLAANNVLVCRLERDSKKEKKGLLKLLSGSSNKKKPRPSPPGSPSLEGEQAASTLLQGAVGPEVPSAAEPDSGTTSVPSTSSSTSSFAPSTESSQRKSAALEATVPIAPPPRQPCSSLVSMHQDSRPIVCERYRVVVSYPPQSEAELELKEGDIVFVHKKREDGWFKGTLQRNGRTGLFPGSFVDSV